A segment of the Zingiber officinale cultivar Zhangliang chromosome 8B, Zo_v1.1, whole genome shotgun sequence genome:
GACCGCCTCGACCTCGGCATCTTTCAACTTGCTATAGCCTGCCACCCGTGCTCGCATCGTGATTTGGGCTGCAACAGGAAAAAAGGAAATCAGGTAGACTTAAAGGAAAGAACCTAAGGAGTTTCTTACCTAAGCCACGCGGGAGTCGGGATCAAATCGGACTTAGGCCGAAGACGTGCATGACACCTTCCAgcagcagcttatggatgtcaTATTTTTGGCCTGCCAGCATGATCGTTGTGTGAAGATAGTCCAGCCAACTCTTGTACTTTTTTAGATCGGGCTGAGGGGGCAAGCCGACCTGCCAGCGCATTCGGTAGCAGGGTCCTCGGGAAGacgcaaaaagaaaaaaatactccttccaatgcttgttggaagtAGACATCTTGTCAAAAAAAGACTAGCCCGACCCGCGATTGAAAGAGGAAGtccccagctcggactgcttgggatagtaaaaataatggaaaaCACGTGGGGTCAGGGGAATGTCGTGCAGCCGAAACAAAACTACGACGTCGTACAACAAACGGAAAGAATTTGGTACGAGTTGCGGAAGGGGAACACGGAAGTAGTTACAAACTTCGATGATGAAGGGGTGGGTCGGGAATCGAAGACCAACtataaattggtctcggaaaagacAGATAGTTTCGGTCGGTGGGTCATTCGACCGATCGAATGGGGAGGCCAAGATTATATCATGATCAGAGGGGATATTGAAGACATTCCTAAGGTTCTCAGCGTCGCCTGCATCAAATCTGGTCTCCATGGTACTGTACCAGAGATCAGGAGCGAGGTCAAACGGCTGAGAAGAGATGGCCATTGCCGGAAAATAAGAAAACAGGACTTCGATAGAAATAAAGATGGACAGAAAGCACAACGAACATGGAAAAGAGGCGAGGATCCAAAAGAATTGCAAAAGATCAAAGAGAGCTTACAGAAAGAGTAGAAAAGGTTGCTGCAGAAGACGGGAAGTCGTCGGAACACTGATCGCACAGGAATCGCCGGGCACTTTAGCAGAACGCAAAGGTAAGGGGGAAGGGGGCTCTGCGAGGTTATAAACCTTCAGCTTGGCCAAGTAGAGCCATCGGATCTAGGACGTAATACCCAAGACGCAGATCCAGCAGTGGAATTCAAAACCGCCAGACGTCGCGTCAAAGCCTGTCGCTTCGGGCATACGGCGACTGCGACAGCAACACGTGGCATTCCCTCACTAGTTCACATTTAATGGGCGCCATTATCAAGCGTAGGAGCGTGTTCGACCTTAACGGGGTGATTTGCACGAATTTCGAAGAGATCTGGTGACATCAGCATTGACCGCACATGTCCGAGGACACTGAGGGAGAAAGCCCAAGTGCAAATACTTGGAGAGTCGATCGGCTACAAGGATCAATCTCGGGGCCAACTGACACTCTTCAATGAACCGATCGGAGTCCTACCAACATGATGGTCGATCGGCCAACCGGTCTCCATTCTTCtttttgtctagtcagtcggacttgcaacctccttcgactagatttgagggggacgcatgtgatccggtgataagggccCACCCCTCAGAGGGTCGTTGCCACGGTAGAAGTCAAAGTCTAGGCGGTCAACGCCCTTGTATCGCTGGCCGGTCGGACAAGCCACTTGCCCGACCGGGGTGAAGGATAGCCAGGTCGATGTCAACCCGATGTTACCACAGCTCGGTTGCATACCGAACTTCCGATGCTCAGAGATGTGCCGCCGAAGCATTTGCCGAGCGATCATCCTGCTCGAACTTACATCGAACCTAGGAACCGGTGGAACGGGATCGCAACCGAGTAGTTACACTCAGATATAACTCCTCCACTCGGCACAACAACGGAGCTCGGGCAGTGGAATGTTAGCCGAGCGAGCACTTCGTTCGGCTCAAACACAGGATTGCCCGAATGGCTGATgactggccgagcggctatcccgctcgacccAGTAATGGACAAAAAGGATTAGCCAATATCCTTGTGAGAACCCGTGCCCTCGACAGACGACATGattggcggcatggtcagatagaggatcgtacggcggaagcttacactgtcatgtcagagatatgctcgggttattgaggtatggtgtcagggacactttcctgatatgtcttttcagggaaaatTTCAAGAAGCGTCCACGCCTCGAGAAGCATGCATGCGCGCTTCTATAACCCTATATAAGGAGCCCCAAGCTTTGACGAAGGTATGCTAAGATTATTGTAGCTACTGTTACTCTGCTTCTTTCGATTCGCTTATTTCTCTACTCCCACATCACTggtaactgacttgagcatcggagagtCATCGCCGGAGAACCCCTCTCTGGCTCGACACTGATGTTATTGTGGCTGCAAGATCACCTTATTCGGAGTCCACGCACAGTGAACAAGAATGTTACGTTTTTTCAACGTTCATCGTCTCGATTCTCGGACAGAATCCGGATTGATTCATAGAattgaataaaaattaaaaaaattctttatttaCTCCCTTCTAAAGAAACTTCTAAATGGTGTGGAGCGTGTCTTAGTTTTGACTTTCATTTTGGTGGCTTGTagcacctccacctcctcctcacTTCATCTCTTGCTTCCTCCTCTGTTTGCTTCGCCTCGTCACATCCAATTCCTTCCTCGCAAGTCTCCTCCTCTTCAAGTCGACACTTTTCCATTGCGTCGTTCTTCTTGGTGCTCTGTTTCCGTCGGGTCTATGCGCTTACCTTCTTGCTCACGTCCGTTTGATCATTGATATTTCCTCGTTGCCAGCGTTGTTCAAAGCCATTTGTGCTTATTTCCCTCCCTTTTTTTAATCTCCTTTTCATGTCTATTGTTCCTCGCTACGTTTTCGCATTCCATTTTCAGTGATGCTTTTCTCGATGCCTCGGCTGATGATCATGAATATCTCGGTTTTCTCGCAATCTTTTCCCGCAATTTCTTTCTGAGATTGTTGTCGATGACGGGGTGATGCTGTCTTCGGAGTTGAAGAGAACTGCTTCATTCAAAGATTGCAGAAAAAATGGGCGACCATTTCGCGCTGTTGGCGGGCCGGCTCCTCACGGAGTCGACGCTCGAAGCAACCGTCGGGAGCAAGGAGGAAGACCAAGGCAGAGAAATCACCCGGAACAGGATCGCCGGAGGGGAATCACTCGAGTGCCGAATCTGTCAAGAAGAAGACGAAGATTTCAATATGGAGACTCCTTGCTCTTGCCGTGGTAGCTTGAAGGTAAAAAAAGAACTACTTTTCTCGAAAGATTCAGCCGGATCTTTTCAATTGAATCCTGCAATTTCTTCCTTCCTACTGCCAGTTTGCTCACAGAAAATGTGTCCAGAGATGGTGCAACGAAAAGGGCGACACTGTGTGCGAGATTTGCCTGCAGGTGAAACCTCGACCAGCAAAAATCTTGAATTGACAGTCGATGTTTTCTATTTCAATAGCTTTTATCATTATGAACTTCAGCAATTCGAGCCAGGATATACGGCTCCGCCGAGGTTACTTCAGTATGGGACTGCTCCGATGAACTTCAGGTATTTTCTTATCTGCTCCATGGTTCTAACATCCATGTCGATCTTTGACCTGGGCGATACTCATTTAGAGGAAACTGGGAGATCACAAGACAGGAGGATCTTCATGATTCTCAAATCCTGACACTTGCTCCTTCTGAGCCTGATGATACTTTGCACCACTATGACGACGACCATTCGAGGAGCAAAATCTGCTGTCGAGCCATAGCCATAACAGTCAGTGTTCCTTTCCCAGATCATCATCCGTTTGATTTTGATATCAACTGTCATCATCTCTGTTTCGTCCAGTTCGTGGTTCTTTTGTTTCTTCGTCATTGCCTTCCTCCCCTGATCGGCGGACCTGAGCAGTACTCATTCACCTTATTCTCAGTAAAACTCTGGATCTGAGATCTAGCTATTGTAGTTATCAGCTTCTGGAGCACTTCATGATCGTAATTCTCGTTCACTTGTACAGTTGCTGGTGTTGAGGACTGCTGGAATACTTTTGCCTGTCGTCGTGATGGTCCGGACAGTAAGAACACTCCGTCAGTGCCGTCGTCATCAGGTGAAGTTTGGTGCTTGTTTTCCATCATTTCCACAAAGATTTCTTTTGAGCTTGATTGAGATTGGCATTGCAGGCAGCTGGAGAAATTGCTTACTCACATCGCATCCAAATGCACTGACATTAAAGAGAAGCAATTCAAATGATGCTTGAATTGATCTGTAAATAGAAGCCAAGAACCCTTGGGCTTGTGTTTATTATGTTTAAAATCATGGTTCAATAGAGTTTCTTCGCAAAAATGCTTCAGCATGGCAAACCAGACAACTAAAATACAACACTATCCACTACTTATATGATGCTTAAAATCATGGTACAATAGAGCTTCTTAGCCATGTGGAACAGGTGAACTTAAAAAATGAGTGTGAATCTTGAGTGTACTGCTTCAATATGGCATAAGCTAGTTTCTTGAAGGAAACAATCTTGCGAAATAATGACCGAGGATCCATTTGTCGACTATGTTTTATGTTTCATCGAGGCAAACCGGCTATGAGCTTATGTACCTGCTGTGAACTCCATGTCAACTTCATAGAAGTTGGAAAGATTATCGTCGGCTTCCTCTTACTCTCCTCAAGAAAAGGGAAGTCTTCTGTAAAATGTAACCCCCGGCTTTCATGCCTTGCGAGAGCACTGTTCACAACAAGCTTTGCACAGCAGAAAAGATTCTTCATCTCACAAGCTTCCAGACAGACCATTGTCGGATTCCACCCTCTCCGAAATAAAAAGTCCTCCCAGTCAGCCTCCAGCTCTCCAATCTTCCACTCCGCGGTCTTCAACCGACTTGTGGAGCGTACTATACCGACAAACTCCCACATGATAGATTGTAATTCGACTCTAGTTGCCTTTGTCCTAAACAAAATCTCCTGGATCGCATGGCCTTTGAGGGACGACGGAAGCATTGGACGGGTCCACAATGTTGAAGAGTGGGTATCAAGGTTTGATCCTGCCATATGGTCAATTGAGGGTTGCACTGCACGTCGAGCGAAGACTAGTGCTTCGAGCAATGAGTTGCTTGCAAGTCGATTAGCTCCGTGCAATCCTGTGCATGCAACCTCACCAGCTACATAGAGACCTTTAACATTTGTCTctccgtgcaaccctgcacgaatGCCACCACACATGTAATGAGCAGCTGGAACGACGGGTATTGACGAGCAGGTTATGTCCAATCCATATCTGAGACACTCCGCCGCAATATTGGGGAAGTGTGAAAGAATTTGTTCTCTTGGCTTATGGCTTATGTCAAGTAGCACGTACTTCTCTCCACGCTTTTTTAGTTGATCATCGATGCTTCTCGCaactacatcccttggagctagTTCTGCCCGTTCATCATATAGCGGCATGAATCTCTGCATTGACTGATTATAAAGGATGCCTCCATCCCCTCTGACTGCTTCCGTGATCAGAAAAGCATTGTCTCGTCTATTAATAGGTTTGATTGGGAGGCCTTCATCAGCTAAAGCTGTTGGGTGGAACTGCACAAATCTTGTTAATGGAGATGACAATATGTTAAATAGTGAAGTAAAGAGAAATTATTGCTATAATGCAACTATTATGATAAGTGCATACTTTGTTAAACTTTGCAAGAGCAAGCATTCAACATATATATTCTATTTGATCCAGAGTAGAACTCTATATAGAGCTGATTACAGTTCTTAACGAGAAAAGGTGACGAAGCtatcaactttagttcagcatagACACTTACTCCATATTTGAAATCACTGCTTGAGCACGATGTGCCATAGCAACACCATCTCCAGTTGCTACCTGTGCAGAAAATGCATAGCAGTTTCAACACTAAGCAAATGTGTTATTGTGCAACCCGAGATCAGATTTGTTCTTTCCTAATTATTTCTAGAATAACAAGGAATGAATCAAATTACTTCAATTCATTGAAAACTATTAAGGCTAAATGATACTTACAGGGGGATTAGTCGTTGAAGGGTATATGTGTCCAGCTCCACCAGAGGCTAGCAGTGTCACTTTAGAGATAAAACGGACAATCTAAAGAACAACCAACCATGAAATTTAAAGGCATGCAGAATTGATAATGCTGGCATCAATAACTAGAATAGAATTAACAGATAAACAGCTTCTATACAGAAATAATTTTGCTACCTGTTGGGTTTCTGTGTTCAATGTATCTACACCATGGCAATATGATTCGCCATTATCCTGAAAAAACATGAAATTCTTTATGTGATTCACTTGCTTTTTGGTACATAGTCACTGTTTTTCTGGGTAAAGAGAATTGCCAAGGTGCAGTTACACATGAATTTATCACTAATATATGTCCATGAGAAACAATCCCACCAATGCTAGTCCCATGCCTGGATGAGAAAGAAAGGTTTATGGTTGCATTGCACCTAGACAGCTAGTGTTAAAATTAGTCTAAACATATGAATATTTATTGCCAAAGAGAGCATTCCTCTAGCTGACAACAAATACCTGATTAACCAGACAAGAAcgataaacaaaaagaaaatagatTTTATGCAAGATCACAAATGGAATTTGGTTGGTCAGCATAAACATGTACCAGAACAGAAAACACTAGAAGATTTGCTGATGATCTTTTCTCGGATGGTAATTGGTAAAGCTTCTTTCAGTGGGGTCCCAAGTGAATTCAAACCTGTAGTTGGCTTCTCATTCAAAATAAATCATCCATAACCCAAGAGTTTCATCATTAACCTACTTTTATCTCATCCAAGGCACTACCTATAACCGGGGGTAATTTACAGGTCATAATTTTCTTCTTTAGTAGTAAAAGACAGGTATGACACTGTTTAGGGGGAAAATCATTGATAACTGTAATTTAGAATTATTGCAATTAGGAAGTTacagattttttatttattaatttcctATCCATTAAGAGATTGAATCAGTATCGATTGTCCAGCTTGAGAAGTCATTTAATTACGGCTCTTGATGAAGTACAAGTGATGGATAGATCTTGGATAACCACCATAGCAATTAAGCATGCGGTAACATAAGAACATACCTGAGAAGTCAAGAGATCAATTGCAAAATGGTGACCAAACaaaaatatatttggttcatcaTCAACAGCCTTGAGCAATGCACGTTCAATCTCTCTCCCAGTCATGTCAGCTGCATGGACAATTCTGTTATGAGAATGCCCCCCTTCCCTAGCTAGATGTAGCTTCCCATCGTCGCCATGATCAAATGAAGCACCAATGGCAATTAATTCCTTTACCCGATCAGGGCCCTCTGTGCATACAACCTGGAGTTGGCAATGTTAGAAGGTAATTGGACAATCCTCTCAGATatttgtaataactaataatctaCTATTAAAAAGAAGCCACAGATCACTGCTTCGAAATTCTTATCCACTAAAATACCATCACAATATACACAATGAGCATACGTGGATCATACTTCATCAAGAGAGAAAAAGCTACAGCATACCAATATGTGTGAATCAAGAATAAAATTGTGAAATTAGAAACATCAAGGAAGCTTACTCTAACAGTCTCTTCATCACAAAGATAAGCCCCAGCAATGATTGTGTCTTGCATGTGGCTCTCTACGGAATCTGAAGGGCACAAAACAGCACTAACTCCACCTTGAGCATAATTTGTGTTGCTCTCCTGAGGTTCAGCTTTAGTAATTATAGCAACAGATCCATACTTTGAAACTTCTAAGGCATACCGCAGTCCAGCAACACCACTGCCAACAACTATAAAATCaaaaaactttgtatcacaattgCTGTCTTGCGAGCACGCAATTCTAGTATGTCTATCTGCAGCAGTCCTCCTAGTAAATAGAGTTTGGACAGATCGAACAGTTGTCCCATGCCCAAACCTGGAAATGGTACAAAACCTGACAGAGAAGATAATACAGGTTGTTAAATGTAGTAGGATTGTTTCACCTTTGGTAACCATGTATCAGAGTTCAGAAATGAACCATGACCCCATTTGAATTTTATGAACAAGAAGAAACAATTGACTTGATGTGGATGTGAGATATGTACCGTGAAGCATCTGTTAGGAGACATGTCTTGAATGCTAAATTAGACAATCCAGAACAATGCTGATAATCGTTCTTGATGTTTAAGTTCCATCCACTTCGCAAATTGACACTCCCATCTAAGAGACTAATCGCCATCTACTCCTGCACCAATAGAATTTCAAATTGCCAAAATTCCAAGTATACTGAAGAGAATTTAACCAGGGTTAAGGAGAGCATATATAGATGCTACGGAAGACTTCAGAAGAAGACTGTCTAAATTCAACAACTTGGCACTTCAAAGAtttcaccaaaaataaataaataaataaacagaaAGCCCAAAAGCTACAAACCCAGCCAGTAAAGATCGTGTCTTTAAAAAGAGAGCAATAGTGGTACAAGCAACTCTAAAAaaggagagaaagagagagagaagacGTCCCTGCAAGGGCAGTACAAAACAAATCTGGCGATGGCATCACACGTTTAGGTCAGACAACGAAATGGATCTTAAGATAATAAAGCCCGAAGAACCCGccgcacaaaaaaaaaaaaaacagttccGCTATAATGGAAATGAAGGCTGAAGGCCCAATCTTTCTGGGACCTGAAGGTCTTACCTATCGAGCGCGTCTCGATCCTCCTCGCCGAAGTTCGAATTCTCTTCGAGGAACTCAAAGCGGACGAAGCCGGCGACGCAAGCAAACAAGGCGACGGAACGGGAAGGGAAGGCAGACAACCCAAAGGAGAGCAGAGAATACCTAACTGGATTCGCGAGGACGGATGGATGAATCGCTCATCCACGCCCAAAACGGAAGATGCATTTGAAGACAGAAAAGGGAAGAGAAAAACAAAATGGAATGGGTGAATTCTTCGATGGCGGCCGGGGCGCCACATCCTTCCCGGAAGATTCACGCGGCCGAACCACTTGCCTATTTTCCATATCGCCGCCACTGACATTCTAGATTTACAGATTAGTACAGGCCCCTAAACTTTttaggataaaaataaaaaaaggcgCGCCCCTTAGAATTACGCAAGGAATATTTCTTTTTCATCTGTTATCCTATCCTATTACTATAcaatttacttttcaaaattacATTTATTTTTGAGGTTCTTCTATCCTCCCGGGGCTATAGCGTTCCGTTAGGATATTCATATTGTTATCTAGACATTCGTAATTTGATCAcagttataatatatttatagaaattttttttctaaataaggGATGCAATCAAAGATACTGGGCTCCTAGGTTTATCGCCGTATGCACTTCACGATTTATCCTGGTGACCAATAGAAAATTTTCGTAGGGTCGAACCGGTCATCTCAGGAATAGTCAATAAGACTAATTGGGATTATCAATAGTTACTAAcactattattataatatttgCCTCCAAAGCTATGGTGACGTGATATGACATTCAGGTTGTCCCGCAGGTATCCATGATTCGATCCCAGCTATGatgtatttataagaattttttcttcaaatgaaagGCGTAATTAAAAGATGTTGGACTTCTGGACTTCTGTGTTGGTTGtcatatgtatttttttaaatttattctaGTGATTAGTAGAAAATTTTCGTGAaactaattataaaaatataatatttatattataaaaattatgaattatatgttataatataatattgatcgGTATtaatttatgatacaattaataTTAGTATTTATATTATAACAGCTAGAACTATTACAACaatgttaaaaataaaaataattttaaaagtaagatggaatatgatatttttttataataaattaaaaaaatgctCCTCGAAGAATCCAATTTAAAAAAatgcacttttaattttttttttccccaaCTTTTTGTTAAGTTTCAAGAAATATAATACaaactttaataattttaaaCTATTCATAAATAGAACATAAACTTTTCCCAACAATGTCAGGATCACAATGAGAATTGTTAGGAAATGGAGGGCTTGGTCGCAATTTTCCTCGCTGCGTGGGGTTGCATTCGTCTCATGGCGCAATCCCACTTGTGAGAGAGTGCGACCCAGTGAATTTGATTGGTAGTCAAAAAGTGTAAGAATTAATTTGTAGTCGAAGTTGATTTCTCCTCTTCAACCAAGTGGGAGATGCTAAGGCATGCCATTGTAGAGGTACGATTTAATTGTTGacatatataaatattattttaaattattttatgtcCTCTAAATTTAGGATGATCGTTAAGTCCTCGTAATTAACTTCTTTTGAGTGTATTGGACAATTTTAGAAAAGTGGGTAGGGTGGCAATGCCATCTTTTTTTCATTATAAATATAGTAGGTAATATTAACTTCCCTTCTAACCGTCGGTAGTTGAAACAAAGTTCAATAGAAATATAATTACACGGACAGACATGAGGAAATCCTTTACAAAGTTTCACCTCTGTCACTATCATCATTCATACGGTAAATAAAATGGAGCTCCTAGGTCTAAACTATCGGTTGACATGCTAATTaaagttaataaaaaattatttctcaaaaAAATGTGAAATTGTTACATCAACAGCTCTACTAAAGTCGATCCTACAAATATAGAAAAAGATAAATATAGATACACAATTAAAAGTACATGACAGAGatgttaatcctaggaaaatgaGTCCCTCGGTTGATTGTCACGATCAAAAGATTATTCGACGGGATCATTATATCAGTTGAACACCGAGTCTCTCAGTATTGATGAATAACTAAAAATAAGTCAGCACCCTTTAGAGCCAAGTCTTCTTTGTCACTCTAAGATAGCACGATTAACTAGCTTTATCGAATAATTCAATCGATCGAAACTACGGTCCTATCAGATAGACTGGATACCCGGTCTGATCCTGTTTGAATGAGGGAAACTGGAAAGCTGAGGATGAGACGACTACTAACGGGATGAAGACCTCAAAAAATGATCTTGCAAAGTAAAATCAAACCAAGGAAGGAGTCCCTGACATTGGGCatttgacgctcaagtcagaatcATGAAAAGAGAATGAGTAATCAAGAAATAAATAGATCTTACCTTTCCTCATACCTATaccattttatatatttatttgtgatCATTCATCTGTccctatttaatgatattaattataagAGAAAGACTTCTTTATCTTTATTTCTATGTATTAATAATAGATGGAATGTTCTTTTTTGTCTTGACTTCTTTATATTTAATGATAGACggaatattttattttgtttgtttgtttccgCCTGTGTAATGTCATTCCTTACGCCGGACGGATGGTCCGAACGACTCGTTTTCTCACCAACCGAAACAACCAACTACAAGTTTATCGATTCGATTGATCAGTCCATGATGTCTATTTATCTGGCCGATCAGATGATCTACTCGACCACTCTATTATTGATCGAGCTAATCATACAGCCATCTTTAACTAAGACTTTTTTCTTAAACCCCGAAGTTGACCGTCTATTCAGTGAATCATCTTCTTCATTTTTGAACCGTTATCCCATATCTTTATGAACTGAGCCGCATGATCATCTGTTTTTCCGGTAGTTGTGAAGGGCAGAGGAGGAACACGCACGGTcagatttaaaataaataaataaaactttttcctttttttttcttaaaatcgAAGGAGATTTGCGTGTGGACAAAGCGACCATCTCGGCCAATCACACAACTCGAATGGGTTT
Coding sequences within it:
- the LOC122016429 gene encoding L-aspartate oxidase, chloroplastic-like, yielding MAISLLDGSVNLRSGWNLNIKNDYQHCSGLSNLAFKTCLLTDASRFCTISRFGHGTTVRSVQTLFTRRTAADRHTRIACSQDSNCDTKFFDFIVVGSGVAGLRYALEVSKYGSVAIITKAEPQESNTNYAQGGVSAVLCPSDSVESHMQDTIIAGAYLCDEETVRVVCTEGPDRVKELIAIGASFDHGDDGKLHLAREGGHSHNRIVHAADMTGREIERALLKAVDDEPNIFLFGHHFAIDLLTSQDNGESYCHGVDTLNTETQQIVRFISKVTLLASGGAGHIYPSTTNPPVATGDGVAMAHRAQAVISNMEFVQFHPTALADEGLPIKPINRRDNAFLITEAVRGDGGILYNQSMQRFMPLYDERAELAPRDVVARSIDDQLKKRGEKYVLLDISHKPREQILSHFPNIAAECLRYGLDITCSSIPVVPAAHYMCGGIRAGLHGETNVKGLYVAGEVACTGLHGANRLASNSLLEALVFARRAVQPSIDHMAGSNLDTHSSTLWTRPMLPSSLKGHAIQEILFRTKATRVELQSIMWEFVGIVRSTSRLKTAEWKIGELEADWEDFLFRRGWNPTMVCLEACEMKNLFCCAKLVVNSALARHESRGLHFTEDFPFLEESKRKPTIIFPTSMKLTWSSQQVHKLIAGLPR
- the LOC122016430 gene encoding uncharacterized protein LOC122016430, with protein sequence MGDHFALLAGRLLTESTLEATVGSKEEDQGREITRNRIAGGESLECRICQEEDEDFNMETPCSCRGSLKFAHRKCVQRWCNEKGDTVCEICLQQFEPGYTAPPRLLQYGTAPMNFRGNWEITRQEDLHDSQILTLAPSEPDDTLHHYDDDHSRSKICCRAIAITFVVLLFLRHCLPPLIGGPEQYSFTLFSLLVLRTAGILLPVVVMVRTVRTLRQCRRHQAAGEIAYSHRIQMH